Proteins encoded by one window of Inmirania thermothiophila:
- a CDS encoding cytochrome c3 family protein yields MFSKMHKRVAILAGAAALAVAGGAFAGIAGSKHDFTASNGRSGTNAQFIPGGEICVFCHTPHGSDTGASAPLWNRVLDHGQTYTTYDSLGTSTLDGQVLTVGSVSLACLSCHDGTQAMDAVINKPGSGGYSASGDEISGTSITTMAGTPLPMLGTDLTNDHPVGVAYAGGGCEGKTGTGTCTSADFNDKDFNTAQFNTVNGRTVFWVDTSSGTTGAREKTDMVLYTRTFTAGDGPSVECASCHDPHNDGSSPVQFLRINNTGSAVCLACHNK; encoded by the coding sequence ATGTTCAGCAAGATGCACAAGAGGGTGGCGATCCTGGCGGGCGCGGCGGCGCTCGCGGTGGCCGGCGGGGCCTTCGCCGGAATCGCGGGCTCCAAGCACGACTTCACCGCCTCCAACGGCCGCAGCGGCACCAACGCGCAGTTCATCCCGGGGGGCGAGATCTGCGTCTTCTGCCACACCCCGCACGGTTCGGACACCGGCGCCTCGGCCCCGCTTTGGAACCGCGTGCTCGACCACGGCCAGACCTACACCACCTACGACAGCCTCGGCACCTCGACCCTCGACGGCCAGGTGCTCACGGTGGGTTCGGTCTCGCTCGCCTGCCTCTCCTGCCACGACGGCACGCAGGCCATGGACGCCGTGATCAACAAGCCCGGCTCGGGCGGCTACAGCGCCAGCGGGGACGAGATCTCGGGGACCAGCATCACCACCATGGCCGGTACGCCGCTGCCGATGCTGGGGACCGATCTCACCAACGACCACCCGGTGGGCGTGGCCTACGCAGGTGGCGGCTGCGAGGGCAAGACCGGCACCGGTACGTGCACCAGCGCCGACTTCAACGACAAGGACTTCAACACGGCGCAGTTCAACACGGTGAACGGCCGCACCGTGTTCTGGGTCGACACCAGCTCGGGCACGACCGGCGCGCGCGAGAAGACGGACATGGTCCTCTACACGCGCACCTTCACCGCCGGCGACGGCCCGTCGGTGGAGTGCGCGAGCTGCCACGACCCGCACAACGACGGCTCGTCGCCGGTGCAGTTCCTGCGCATCAACAACACCGGCAGCGCCGTCTGCCTGGCCTGCCACAACAAGTGA